The sequence GGCGCAACCACTAAAATTAATCCTTAAGGCATCGAATAGACATTCCATCATCCTTATCGTGATCGAGCAGGCGGGCATTATCGTAGCCGGCGTACAAGTTCACGTAGCTCGCGTTGTCGCTATTCTTCTCTATAGAACTCCAGAAGTTCGCGTGATCGCCCAAATAGTTGTAGTAGGCGCCTTCACCGTACCAGATGCCGGCAGGCAATGCAGTAAACGAGTAATCATCTGTACCGTTGCCGTCATCGTTCCAGCCGCTCGTCGATTTGAGCTTTTGGGCCGCTGTAGATTGACCTCCGACCGCATCAAACAACGTTTTAAATTCATCTATTGTCGGCAGGTGCCAGCTCTCAGGGCAAGCATTCATCGCTGCGGCCCAGGTGTACAGCCGACCATACGTTGCACAATATTCAGTAGAATCTTTATAGCAGTAACTACTGTCCATTTCATAGTTCAGGTTCTCCGCCATCCACTCTTGGCCACCAACCTTTACGGTCTTGTATGTCTGACCGTCGCGGGCGTCCGTCAAAGTACCGTATTTACTTTTGTCCTTTACGCAACGGACCGACATTCCATCGCCCTTATCGTGATCGAGCATGCGCGCATTATCGTAGCCAGCATACAAGTTCATGTAGTTCGCGTTGTCGCTATTCTTCTCTATAGAACTCCAGAAGTTTGCGTGATCGCCCAAGTAGTTGTAGTATTCGTCTTTACCATACCAGATGCCGGCAGGCAACGCAGTAAACGAGTAATCATCTGTACCGTTGCCGCCATTATTCCAGCCGGTCATCGATTTGAGCTTTTTGCCCGCTGTAGACTGACCTCCGACCGCATCGAACAACGCTTCAAATTCATCTGTTGTCGGTAGGTGCCAGCTTTCAGGGCATGCTCTATTCGCCTCAGCCCATGTGTAAAGGCGACCGTACGTTGCACAATATTCAGCGGAATCTTTATAGCAGTAACTACTGTCCATTTCATAGTTCAGGTTTTCCGCCATCCACTCCTGGTCACCAATCGTTATGGTCTTGTATGTCTGGCCGTCGCGGGTGTCCGTCAAAGTACCGTATTCACGCTTGTCCCTTACGCAACGGACCGACATTCCATCGTCCTTATTGTGGTCGAGCATGCGGGCATTATCGTAGCCGGAGTACAAGTTCATGTAGTTCGCGTTACCGCTATTCTTCTCTATAGAACTCCAGAAGTTCGCATGATCGCCCAAGTAGTTGTAGTATTCGTCTTGACCGTACCAGATGCCAGCAGGCAACGCCGAGAACAAGAAATCATCCGTGCCATTGCCGTTATTATTCCAGCCGCTCGTCGATTTAAGTTTTTTGGCCGCCGTAGATTGGCCGCCGACCGCAGTGAACAACGTATCAAATTCATCTGTTGTCGGCAGGTGCCAGCCTTCAGGGCATGCTTCATTCGCAGCAGCCCATGTGTAAAGGCGACCGTACGTTGCACAATATTCAGCGGAATCTTTATAGCAGAAACTACCGTCTATTTCATAGTTCAGGTTCTCCGCCATCCATACCTGTTCGCCAATCTTTACAATCTTGTATGTCTTGCCATCGCGGGTGTCCGTCATGGTAAGGTTTTCAGCCGGCAAACCGGCCTTAGGCTTTTCAGATTCAGGAATTACATCCTGATTTTGAGCCGATGAATCGGCCCCAAAATTTTCAACAACCTTTTCAAATTCAGGAATTTCATCGGATCCACTCCACCTCGACAGGTTTTTGCGGACAGATTCAAATTTGCCATCGCCCTTGGCCGCACTCGCCCAATCCGACATTTCCGTTTTCGTCTTTTCATCGTTCCATTCGCCAGTCTTCGCGATAGACGAAGCGACGGCATCCATTCGGTCTGTCAAATCCTTGGCATCCAAATCCGATTGCAACAGCACACTCGTCGCAAGGAGTGCCGAGTTTCCATCGCCCTTTTCATAAATGCTCAAGCCTTCGAACGACTCAAAGAGATCCGTTATACCTAACGAGGCAAGGACTTCCTTTTCAGCCTGTTTTTTCGCATCGGCAAAGGACATTTTTTCTTTAGAGACAAGATTCATCACTCGCTCGTATTCCAATTCCGTAAGCACGTTGATATTAACAGTCTCCCTGTCACTCAAATCCGTGAGCGCATGGAGCGTCAACTTTTCCGAAGATTTTTCACCAGTAAATTCATTGAGGTAATAACCGGAAACAGTGAACAAAACACAAGATGCCGAGAAGTTCACATCGTCAATGCCAAAGTCGCCCTTGTCGCTATTGACCTTTCCCGTGAATTGCTCGTTCGTGTATTTCATCGTCTTGCAGTCAACTCCCTGCGCAGTCACCTCAGAACCCTTCACGAACGGGCCCTTTTGCGCCAAGCCAGCCACATCCAGGTTGGCGACAATACCCTTGTCTTCTGTAATACCGCCCGAAATACTCTTGTTTTCGGAATCGGAACATGCGGCCAGCATAGCCAACGCGCCAACAAACGCAATAGCCGAACTATTCTTGATTATACTCTTCATGATCTCTTCCTTTTTTTTGACGTAACCCTTTCTTTTTGTTTTAAGCACTCACTTATCGGAAACAACTGCATGTTCAATCGGTACACTTGATCCGTATCGTCGTCTTCGGAAACAATTGCCATAATGCGGCGGCGACAATCAGCAAGTTCCTGCTTGATGCGTTCGTAAGAGCGACGCGTGATTCCCATGGTAAGGCCCGACATGTCGCGCTCCGATTGCGGGAAACTGAGCGATTTAATCGCAAGTTCACCCATTTGGCGTTGCAAATCGCGCGCCGCGATTGGTACCGCATCTACATCGCCAATAGAAACCGCTTTTTCGGTCTGCAAAAAATTTCCCTTAGCGTCTTTTTTCAAGAGCTTCGCACGCAGTAAAAAATCCAGCGTCTCGGAGACCTCGGCCGCAGTAATCGCCGGCCTACAGGCTTTCGCCATTTCAAGCGGCTTTGCCCCCGGCATGTGCGGAGCGATTTCACGAAGCAACTGATTTTTCCACGATTTAAAATACTTGTACTCTTCTGCGCCCAGCACGCGCACCTTATGCGCCCTCGCAAGCGCACACCTTTTCTCGAACGCCGCAGTTTTTTCTGCGTCCCCTTTTGCATGCGCATACGAAACCATCAGCACAAAGTACGTATGTTCAAACCCAGCGAGCCCCATGGCATTTGCAACAGAACCAGCGGCACCCACACTCAAGCTCTTTTTCCCTTCACAAACATACTTCAGATAAACTGCCGACGAAAAGCCCGCCTTTTGAGCAAAATCCCGCCAGGTAAACGACGAACTGCGCTTACGTTCGTCGTAATAGTCCTGAATAAACTTGCGGTAATCGGAGTATTCTATGATTGCTTTCATGATTACAAATATAGCCAAATAACACATTTTAGAACACAAATTTGGCGATTTTATTCTAATTTTACCAATTTCACAAAAATTTCGAAAAATTAAGCAAAAACAAGAACACACCGTGTGTTCCAGGAACACAAAGAAACGGCGATCGCGGCACAAGGCCGCGATGACAATAACAAATTCATGTTCCAGGAACACAGAAAAACCCCGCTAGCATCCTAGCGGGGTCTTTTCTCTCTCCTTATCAGGCAATCTTTATTCAGAAACCTTACCGTGGTCCAGTTTTTTCTTGTAATAGGTCACAATCGCGATATGATAGTAATAGTCATAATACCAGTCGCCCAATATCACAGCATCACCATACTTAGAGGCTTCCACATCCACCGAGACATCATATTTGGCAATATCCGTCTCATAGATGTAGTAATACTTTTTTTCAGCAGAGTCTACTTTGTCCAAGACAAATCCCTTTTCTTCCAGAACGCCTCTCAGATATTCAACACTATCTGCAAGCATTTTCAGTTTCTCTTCATCTGCCGGATCATCCATAGTCTCCGTCGTCAACCGTTTCTTATATACACTACGGTAAACATACCATAAAGTACTTTGCAAGCTGTCGTTCCAAGATACCTTGTTCACGGATGTCGCGAAGTCCTTGAGAAAACTCATTTCTTCCGGCAATTCCGTTTCGTAGCGCATAGAGCTAAAATCCGTCGTAGGCACCTCTTCAAAACCATCCCTCAATATGACTACTTTAATATCGAAACTAATGCGATACGATGCGGCAGAATACCATTTGGTGATTGCAACCTTGTACACGACATTCCCGTCTTTTTTCTGGTATACATACGACGTGTCGTCATATATTTTATCCAAAGAATCGTTCTTTACGCTATTTTCGAAAGCAAAGCCCTTCTTTCCCAACGTTTCCACAAGAGCCGATATCGCGGAATCCCTAATACTTCCAGAATCAAATCCCTTCGCAGGGCTGAAGAGCCATACTTCCTGCTTACCGTCTCCATAGCTGACATAACCATTTCTTACGTAAGCCGAATCCAAGAACGACAGCGGCTGCGGCACAGCCTTGACAGCACCTTCCGCGAACGGGTTGTAGATGGAACTCGACGAAGCAACGCCAGAAGAGCTCGATTCAACATCAGATTCACCAGAGGTTTTCCTCTTCTTGCCTTCACCCTTAACACAACGTACAGACGCATAATGCAGTTCCGTCACATACATACCAGTATAAGCGTAGGGCAACGGTTTTTGTTTAAAGAGCAACGCCAAGGGGCCGTCAAACGAATACATCATTATATAATTCGGTTCAGTAATCGTCGCCGTCCACAAATACGTAAGCGAATCCAAGCCTATGCATCCCTCTCCCGTACGGCACACCCCCGCACCGATAATATCCAGTCCGAACTTGTTCGAGGCGTTCAGTTTTTCGTGATAATCATCCCAGTCATACGGCAGCAAACTGGAACTCAAACTTTCTCCGTCGCCGTATTTCTCGGCAAACGCAAAGAGCGTATCCCATTCAGCCTCTTCAGGAACATGCCAGCCATCGGGACACACTCCCTGACGGGGGTGGAAATCGCTGCGAAGCCTCAAATTGCTCAATCCCCTTTCAAACGCCTGCTCCGTAGTGTCCAGGACCTGCACCAAATTATACAGGCGCCCAAACTTTTTGCAGTTTTCACTGTTGTCGCCATAGCACATGCTACCTTCAACCGCATAGTTCAGGTTTTCGGCCATCCACTCTTGCGAGCCCAATTTAACAGTCTTATAAACTTTCCCATCACGGGCATCCGTAAGCGTGCCAAAAACGGGTTCTCCCGATTCACTTGACGAACTGGCATCACCCTGAGAACTCATCGAAGAACTCGACTCCGGTTCGTCACCCGGAATATGCCAGCGGCCCTTTTCGCACACGAAGTATTCGTTGTACAATGCGCTGAGCTTGTTTATGTTGCGCTTGGTCTCGTTTTCACGTTTGTCATTGCAAACGCCGAGTCCATAATTTTCCCACCAGAAGTTGGACACGTACTTTTCGAATGCGGGCACGGTATCGGCGTACTTCCAGTCTTCCACGTTCTTGCGCACCTTCGAAAGCGAGCCCTTCAAGTCAACATCGCAAGCCCAGTCCGCAATCGCGGCCTTGGTGTCGGCATCGTCCCAGCTGCCGCCTTCCGCAAGCGAGATGCTAAACTCGCCAATGCGCTCGGTAAGCCCCGCCACATCCACGTTGCTCTGCATCAATACGCTCACCGCGAGCAGCGCCGCATTCCCGTCGCCCGACTCGAAGATGTTCAGGTCTTCGGATTCGCCGAAGTCCCCCTCGATCCCGAACGAAGCCAGAATTTCTCTTTCCGCCTGCGCCTTCGCATCGGCGATGGACATCTTCTTCTTGGAAACCAGGTACATCACGCGTTCGTATTCCAGGTGCGTGAGCAAGTTGATGTTCACCTTTTTCCTGTCGCTCAAATCCGTCAGCGCCCGCAGCGTCACCGTACCCGAAGACTTCTTGCCAGAAATCTCGTCGCGATAATAACCGTTCGCTTCGAGAATCGCATACTGCGATTTCAAATCGATGTCCTTGATAGCAAAGTCACCCTTGTCGCTCTTGATGGAACCCTTGAAGCTCTTGCCGGTCTGTTTGAGCGTAATGCCGTCCAGTTCCTGCACGGTCACCGCGGAACCCGTAACGAACGGGCCCTTCTGCGAAACACCGGCCACTTCCCTGTCCTCGACCGCGATAATGCCCGAATCGCCCGAAGCGCCGCCAACGATGTCCTTGCCATCCGATTCGCCATCGGAACACGCCCAGAACATGGCCCCCGCCGCAAGGCACCCCAAAACTCGATTCCACTTCATAATCGACCTCTTTTTGCACTTTTTCATGAGAATTTCTCCCTTTAAAATCCTTTTTTATTTCCCAGGCGTTCGCTCATCGGGAAGAGTTGCATGTTCAGACGGTACACGCGATCGGCCTCGTCTTCTTCGGTGGCAATCGCCACGACGCGCCGATAGAAATCCTTCATTTCCTTTTTTATCCGTTCGTAAGCACGATCCGTGAGGCCAAGCGTGTAGCCCGACATGACTCGCTCCGAAAGCGGCAGGTTCAACGACTGCACGGCAAACTCCCCCATTTGCCGTTGCAAGTCGCGAGCCGCCACCGGCACCGCATCCACGTTCCCCATCACGATGGCCTTGTCCGTCTGCACGTAGTTTCCACTCCTGTCCTTCTTCAGGAGTTTCGCCTTCACCAAGAAGTCAAGCGTTTCGGAAACTTCCGTCGCCGAGATTTTCTGTTTGCAGGCGCGGGCCATTTCGAGCGGTTTCGCCCCCGGCATGTGCGGAGCCAATTCGCGGATCACCGAATTCTTCCACGATTTGTAGTAATCGAACTCTTCCTTCCCGAGCACTCGAATCTTGTGCGCCTGCGCGAGCGCGCAACGCTCCTCGAATGCGGCCCGCTTGGCGGAATCGCTCTTGGCGTGCGCATAAGACACCATCAAGATAAAGTAATCGTACTCGAAACCGACCAGCCCCATGGCGGTCGCCACCGAGCCCGCCGACGCGACGCTCAAATTCTTTTTCCCTTCGCAAACGTACTTCAGGTAGACATCCGAAGAGAAGCCCGCCTTCTGGGCAAATGCGTGCCAAGAAAACGCCGAGCAGCGCTTGCGTTCATCGTAGTAGTCCTGGATGAACTTGCGATAATCTGTATATTCAACGATTTCCTTCATGGTATCAAATATAGGTCTATTTTCACAAAATAGAACATGAAATTTGCGTTTTTGAGCAAATTTTACCACTTTTTGCGTTTTTTCAAAAAATTTCACATTTTAGAACATGAACGTCATGTTCCAAGAACATGGCCAAAAAACGGCAACACGGAAAAAGCGCCCCCCGTTGTAGCGGAGAACGCTTTTAGATTATAGGAGAAATACTTTTTATACCCTACTCGAGTTCGGCATACTTGTCGCAACTGCCGTTGTAAGGGCCGAAGGCCTTTATGTTGAACGAACCCGTCGTACCGGCGTCGCCGCTGAGTTCGAGCCTAAGCTCAGACGTTTTCTGCACCGACGCTTCGTACGAAGCATAAGATTTTGACCACGAAGGCACCGTAAACGAAGCCCAGGGAATCCTTTCGACGCGTACCGTATCCGAAAGGGGAAGCTCATATTGAGCATAGGCGTAATCAGGAACCACCGTTATCGGCGCTACAATCAGGACGCTCATTTTTACCGTGGAGCTGTACGCGACGCACACGCCTCCGAAATTCGACACGTCGAAACCATCCGCCAGCGTTATTCCCGACGGGTCCCAGACCAAGGAGAAACCGATCTCCACATAAGGATACTCGACACCATCACCGAACGTCACGTCGCCACAGAAGCCCTTGCACGTATCGATAACGTCATTCAGCCAGTTCGCATCGGAAGTATCAACGGTGGCATGCCAGCTGATGAACGAAGTTCCCCTGTCGTAATCCCCGTCTTTCACCACGTACCACGCAGAAGGATTCTCGGAGAAAGCGTGGTAAATCGAATCAGAGCCGTCGGCACCAAACCAGGTCTGCATCGATTTCAAGCCGATAAACTTGGAATTCGTGCAAACATATTCCAGGCGGGACTTGGCGCCGATTATGGTATCCCCTTCGACACACGTCTTGCCCACGACATCGTAATCAAAGGTCCTGGCAACGTCCCAATCCCCTTCCTTGCACACGTAGCCGCCAACAATCGTCAAAGGCATAGCCGCGGTACATCCGGCTCCGAGTTCACGTTCCATTTCAGTCGCCTCGCGCCACTTTCCGCCATCATAGACATACTTGTTCAAGGAATCGACCTGGCCGGCACGAAATTCGCCTTCGTCACCAGCGCTGAAGTTCTTGGTATCGGACTGCAGGTTGCTAGCCTTGATCCAAGCGCCGCTTTCGCATACATAACGCGCGCCCGATTTCCCGTAATAACGCTCGCTAAATTCGTTGCTGTCCACCGCTATTTCGCCCTCGCGGGATTCGGTGCAGGCGGTAAGCCCGTAAGCATCGTACCAGAAATTGCGCACATGCGTGATGAAGTCGGGAACCTCGCCTTCGTTCCATTCGCTCAGTTCCTGCATGATATCTACGAGCAATCCCGAATTATCGGCTTCGGCCGCCCAGTCAGCCATCGCGGCCTTGGTCTTCGCATCGTCCCACACGCCTTCCGCGGCAAGGGACATGCTGAAGGCGCCCATGCGTTCGGAAAGTCCGGCCACATCGACACCGCCCTGCATCAACACGCTCACCGCAAGGAGGGCCGCATTCCCGTCACCCGCAGTAAATATGTTCAGGTCTTCGGGATTCGCGAATTGGACATCGATACCAAAGGCAGCGAGGATTTCGGATTCCGCCTGCGCCTTCGCTTCAGCAACGGTCTTGCCCTTTTCCAGCACAAGGTTCATCACGCGTTCATATTCCAGATGCGTGAACAGGTTGATATTCACCGTATTGCGGTCGGAAAGGTCGGTAATGGCGCGGAGAGACACCGGTCCCGAAGACTTGCTCCCGCTGATTTCGCTCCAGAAGTAGCCGGTAGCTTCGAGCATCGCATACTGCGAGACGAGATTAATCCCGTTGATGGAGAAATCGCCCTTGTCACTCTTGATGCTGCCCCTGAAACTCTTGCCCGTCTGGTTCAGCGTAATGCCGTCAAGTTCCTGCACCGTCACCACCGAACCCGTCACGAACGGGCCCTTCTGCGAAACACCCGCGACCTTCCAATTCTGGACCGGGACTATTCCCTCGCTTTCCTCGCTAACGCCACCGAGCTTGCCATCTGAACAAGCCATAAATGACGTGCATACCGAAATAGCGCACAATAATTTTGTTACGCGATTCATCTTCTATCTCCTTTTGTTATCCAGGCCCATTCCGCCCCGTTTAATGTTTTCCGTCAGCGGGAAAAGCTGCATGTTCAAGCGGCAGACTTTTTCCGGTGATTCTTCCGCATCCGCGATCGACACGATACGCTTGCGGCATTCAGCAAGTTCTTCTACAATTTTTGCGTAGGTCTTTTCGGACACCCCCATGGTAAGGCCGCTGAAGTGGCGATCCGAAATCGGGAGCTTGTCAAGGGCGTCGACAGCGAACTCGCTCATCTCGCGCAGCAGCGAATGCACCGCCGCGGCAACCACGTTCAGGCGACCCGTCGAAAGCAAGCCGTTTGTCTGGTGGTAGAACCCCTTGATATCCCTAGTCAGGAGCCCGGCCTTCAGGAGGAACCGGAGGCTCGCGGTGACATCGTTCGCCGAGATGGGCGGGCGGCACGCCCTCGCAATCTCGTGCGAAGTCGCGCCCGGCATCATCGGAGCCAGTTCGCGAATCACCGAGTATTTCCAGCTCTCGTAATAGGCATACATGTCGCTGCCCAGGACCTTCACGTTATGAGCGATGCACAGCGACTGCATCTCTTCGAAGAACTTCTTCTTCTGCAATGCGGTCTTGGCATTCTCGTAACAGACCATGAGAATAAAATATTCGTACTCGAAGCCGAGCAGCCCCATGGCAACCGCGGTCTTCTTCGCCCCCTCCTCGAGGAGCCGCGTCTTGCCGTCGCAAACGAGCTTCAAGTACGAACCCGAAGCGAAACCCGCAAGTTTCGCAAATTCACGCCACGTGAAGGCAGAACAGCGTTTGCGTTCGTTGTAGTAGTCCAGCACGTATTCGCGATAGTCTTTGTATTCGATAACCGATTTCATCTTGATAACAAAATAAATTATTATCTTCTCGGATGCAACAGTTTTCAAAAAACAAAAACGCCATTTTTAAGCAAATTTCAACGTTTTTAAATGTAAAATTAATTTTTTGTGTTTGATAAAAAACAAAATGACATTCATATAAAACAAAGTAGTTTTTTCGCTTGTACAAAAAAAAGACCCCGCCATAAAGGCGGGGTCATCCCTCCGTCCCTAATCCCGTCCGCAACCCCGCGGACAGATCAGGGCAATACGATACAACTTAGTCCTTCACGCAGCGCAAACCCAAATCTGCTGTTGGCAAGTAGTCATAAGAATAATTATCCCCATTAACATTCCAAACATTGTACTCATCAAGACCATAACTATATTCTATGCCGATAAAATAGCTGCCCGCAAACGAAGAATCAGCATCCGTCTCCCTATAT is a genomic window of Fibrobacter sp. containing:
- a CDS encoding fibrobacter succinogenes major paralogous domain-containing protein encodes the protein MKSIIKNSSAIAFVGALAMLAACSDSENKSISGGITEDKGIVANLDVAGLAQKGPFVKGSEVTAQGVDCKTMKYTNEQFTGKVNSDKGDFGIDDVNFSASCVLFTVSGYYLNEFTGEKSSEKLTLHALTDLSDRETVNINVLTELEYERVMNLVSKEKMSFADAKKQAEKEVLASLGITDLFESFEGLSIYEKGDGNSALLATSVLLQSDLDAKDLTDRMDAVASSIAKTGEWNDEKTKTEMSDWASAAKGDGKFESVRKNLSRWSGSDEIPEFEKVVENFGADSSAQNQDVIPESEKPKAGLPAENLTMTDTRDGKTYKIVKIGEQVWMAENLNYEIDGSFCYKDSAEYCATYGRLYTWAAANEACPEGWHLPTTDEFDTLFTAVGGQSTAAKKLKSTSGWNNNGNGTDDFLFSALPAGIWYGQDEYYNYLGDHANFWSSIEKNSGNANYMNLYSGYDNARMLDHNKDDGMSVRCVRDKREYGTLTDTRDGQTYKTITIGDQEWMAENLNYEMDSSYCYKDSAEYCATYGRLYTWAEANRACPESWHLPTTDEFEALFDAVGGQSTAGKKLKSMTGWNNGGNGTDDYSFTALPAGIWYGKDEYYNYLGDHANFWSSIEKNSDNANYMNLYAGYDNARMLDHDKGDGMSVRCVKDKSKYGTLTDARDGQTYKTVKVGGQEWMAENLNYEMDSSYCYKDSTEYCATYGRLYTWAAAMNACPESWHLPTIDEFKTLFDAVGGQSTAAQKLKSTSGWNDDGNGTDDYSFTALPAGIWYGEGAYYNYLGDHANFWSSIEKNSDNASYVNLYAGYDNARLLDHDKDDGMSIRCLKD
- a CDS encoding TIGR02147 family protein, giving the protein MKAIIEYSDYRKFIQDYYDERKRSSSFTWRDFAQKAGFSSAVYLKYVCEGKKSLSVGAAGSVANAMGLAGFEHTYFVLMVSYAHAKGDAEKTAAFEKRCALARAHKVRVLGAEEYKYFKSWKNQLLREIAPHMPGAKPLEMAKACRPAITAAEVSETLDFLLRAKLLKKDAKGNFLQTEKAVSIGDVDAVPIAARDLQRQMGELAIKSLSFPQSERDMSGLTMGITRRSYERIKQELADCRRRIMAIVSEDDDTDQVYRLNMQLFPISECLKQKERVTSKKRKRS
- a CDS encoding FISUMP domain-containing protein, which produces MKWNRVLGCLAAGAMFWACSDGESDGKDIVGGASGDSGIIAVEDREVAGVSQKGPFVTGSAVTVQELDGITLKQTGKSFKGSIKSDKGDFAIKDIDLKSQYAILEANGYYRDEISGKKSSGTVTLRALTDLSDRKKVNINLLTHLEYERVMYLVSKKKMSIADAKAQAEREILASFGIEGDFGESEDLNIFESGDGNAALLAVSVLMQSNVDVAGLTERIGEFSISLAEGGSWDDADTKAAIADWACDVDLKGSLSKVRKNVEDWKYADTVPAFEKYVSNFWWENYGLGVCNDKRENETKRNINKLSALYNEYFVCEKGRWHIPGDEPESSSSMSSQGDASSSSESGEPVFGTLTDARDGKVYKTVKLGSQEWMAENLNYAVEGSMCYGDNSENCKKFGRLYNLVQVLDTTEQAFERGLSNLRLRSDFHPRQGVCPDGWHVPEEAEWDTLFAFAEKYGDGESLSSSLLPYDWDDYHEKLNASNKFGLDIIGAGVCRTGEGCIGLDSLTYLWTATITEPNYIMMYSFDGPLALLFKQKPLPYAYTGMYVTELHYASVRCVKGEGKKRKTSGESDVESSSSGVASSSSIYNPFAEGAVKAVPQPLSFLDSAYVRNGYVSYGDGKQEVWLFSPAKGFDSGSIRDSAISALVETLGKKGFAFENSVKNDSLDKIYDDTSYVYQKKDGNVVYKVAITKWYSAASYRISFDIKVVILRDGFEEVPTTDFSSMRYETELPEEMSFLKDFATSVNKVSWNDSLQSTLWYVYRSVYKKRLTTETMDDPADEEKLKMLADSVEYLRGVLEEKGFVLDKVDSAEKKYYYIYETDIAKYDVSVDVEASKYGDAVILGDWYYDYYYHIAIVTYYKKKLDHGKVSE
- a CDS encoding TIGR02147 family protein; this translates as MKEIVEYTDYRKFIQDYYDERKRCSAFSWHAFAQKAGFSSDVYLKYVCEGKKNLSVASAGSVATAMGLVGFEYDYFILMVSYAHAKSDSAKRAAFEERCALAQAHKIRVLGKEEFDYYKSWKNSVIRELAPHMPGAKPLEMARACKQKISATEVSETLDFLVKAKLLKKDRSGNYVQTDKAIVMGNVDAVPVAARDLQRQMGEFAVQSLNLPLSERVMSGYTLGLTDRAYERIKKEMKDFYRRVVAIATEEDEADRVYRLNMQLFPMSERLGNKKGF
- a CDS encoding TIGR02147 family protein, with the translated sequence MKSVIEYKDYREYVLDYYNERKRCSAFTWREFAKLAGFASGSYLKLVCDGKTRLLEEGAKKTAVAMGLLGFEYEYFILMVCYENAKTALQKKKFFEEMQSLCIAHNVKVLGSDMYAYYESWKYSVIRELAPMMPGATSHEIARACRPPISANDVTASLRFLLKAGLLTRDIKGFYHQTNGLLSTGRLNVVAAAVHSLLREMSEFAVDALDKLPISDRHFSGLTMGVSEKTYAKIVEELAECRKRIVSIADAEESPEKVCRLNMQLFPLTENIKRGGMGLDNKRR